Below is a genomic region from Candidatus Hydrogenedentota bacterium.
TAGAAGAAGGCCACGGCGGAAACGTCGTCGCGCCGGTAGAAATTGGTCCAGCCCTCTGGCAGCGGGTCCTTGGTCAGGTCCGGAAGTGGTTCCAACTCCTGCAGGCGCACGAAGCTGTCCGGCGGGTTGATGGTTACGGGCTGGATTTCAACGCCTTCCCCAAGCATCTTAACGACTTCGTCCTTACCGGTGCCGCCCATCTGCTGGATGGTCACGCGCACGTCCTCGTGGAAGAACACCGGGTCCGGCACATGATAGCGGTAGAAGGTCCATTGACGTTTCTTGTTGTCGACGACGAGCGAGCCGCTGTACCGGTGGCTGAATTCGCCTTGGCCGTAGGCTGTGGCAATGTAGTCTTCCGTGCCGGTGCCAACGAGGGTGGGCCACTGGGTATCGCCGTCGAGGTAGACCTTTACTTCGCCTTCGCCCCACCAGCCCAGCACGTTGGACGCGCCGATGACCCCCACATGCGCGCCCAGATAGCGGCCGCGGCCCGTGATTTTCGGAAGAAGTTCAAAGTCCTGGCCGAGTCCCGTCGCGCGGACGCGATGCCAATACGCGTGGAAATAGAGCGCTTCTTCGGGTTGTCCGCTGTTCAGCGTGTAGTTGACATCGTAGAAAAGTTGTTCAAGCGGATGGACGGACTCATTGGTGAAGGTGATGCGCGCGCCCGCGCGGAACGGCATGGGCACGAAACAGTTGAACGACCGGCCCTCAGGATTTGCGAAGAGTTCGCCCTGGAATGCAATCGGGCGGCCCAGAATGGCGCCGAAGAAATCCCCGAACGGCGCTTCCACGGCGGGCTTCTCCGCGCCGTCCCAGTACATCCGGACGACGTAGGAACGCAGCGATTCCGGGTCCCGGCTGCGCAGTGTCACCCACATGCGGTGGATGGTCCCGCTGCCTTGTACGTCGAGCAGCACCTTTATCTCGCCGGGAGCGACAGGCTCGAACGCGGCGCCCTTTGCCCCTTTGTTCGAGATGCCGCCCCCGCCTTTCGCGCCGGTGGGATTCTCAAAACTGGTCCAACG
It encodes:
- a CDS encoding DUF2961 domain-containing protein; amino-acid sequence: MLLRLVSLTVLCCCAAVSAAFAAELFEMQDDAQSRWTSFENPTGAKGGGGISNKGAKGAAFEPVAPGEIKVLLDVQGSGTIHRMWVTLRSRDPESLRSYVVRMYWDGAEKPAVEAPFGDFFGAILGRPIAFQGELFANPEGRSFNCFVPMPFRAGARITFTNESVHPLEQLFYDVNYTLNSGQPEEALYFHAYWHRVRATGLGQDFELLPKITGRGRYLGAHVGVIGASNVLGWWGEGEVKVYLDGDTQWPTLVGTGTEDYIATAYGQGEFSHRYSGSLVVDNKKRQWTFYRYHVPDPVFFHEDVRVTIQQMGGTGKDEVVKMLGEGVEIQPVTINPPDSFVRLQELEPLPDLTKDPLPEGWTNFYRRDDVSAVAFFYLDRPESELPPIAPLEERIAGLLGE